One part of the Deltaproteobacteria bacterium genome encodes these proteins:
- the proB gene encoding glutamate 5-kinase, giving the protein MDIQSKKIVVKIGSSVIVQEDKIDRRCLANLVGDVAYLIKEKDKDVVIVSSGAVACGIFSVGSKEVPVDIVKRQAFASIGQVELMKLYQEMFYSYNLHVSQVLITADDIYNRRRYLNARNTISLLLNWNIVPIVNENDTVVIKELKFGDNDNLSSYITGLIGADTLIVLTDVDGLFTADPKKKSAKFLPLVEFSQKGEIEKFAFGSMRFGCGGMKSKMEMAFRMAEEGKMTVIANGKKENILRKILNGEARCTTFVPKQNNLTSKKVWLRTTLQKGKIFIDEGAREAVCEKGKSLLPSGIEKIEGIFERGDTVDVVYNGKIVAKGIANYNSQEIEMIKGLHSKKIESVIGYKYSDDVVHRNNMVLVGEEDA; this is encoded by the coding sequence ATGGATATACAGTCAAAGAAAATAGTTGTTAAGATAGGCAGTTCTGTTATCGTTCAAGAAGATAAGATAGATAGAAGGTGTTTGGCTAATTTAGTTGGGGATGTGGCATATTTAATAAAAGAAAAAGACAAAGATGTAGTTATTGTGTCCAGTGGTGCGGTAGCATGCGGTATTTTCTCTGTAGGCTCAAAAGAGGTGCCTGTAGATATAGTAAAAAGGCAGGCATTCGCTTCTATCGGCCAGGTGGAATTGATGAAGCTCTATCAGGAAATGTTTTATTCTTACAATTTGCATGTTTCACAGGTACTTATTACCGCTGATGATATATACAATCGCAGGAGATACCTTAATGCGAGAAATACAATATCTCTCCTATTGAATTGGAATATTGTTCCCATAGTGAATGAAAATGATACAGTGGTAATAAAGGAATTGAAATTTGGAGACAATGATAATCTTTCCTCATATATCACCGGTCTTATAGGAGCGGACACACTCATTGTTCTCACTGATGTAGATGGACTTTTTACGGCTGATCCTAAAAAGAAGAGTGCAAAGTTTTTGCCGCTTGTTGAGTTTTCACAGAAAGGAGAGATAGAAAAGTTTGCTTTCGGTTCTATGAGGTTTGGTTGCGGGGGAATGAAAAGTAAGATGGAGATGGCATTTAGAATGGCTGAAGAAGGTAAGATGACTGTCATTGCCAACGGTAAAAAAGAAAATATTCTAAGAAAGATATTGAACGGTGAAGCGAGATGTACGACCTTTGTTCCCAAACAGAATAATCTTACATCAAAAAAAGTATGGCTAAGAACTACATTACAAAAGGGAAAAATATTTATTGATGAAGGAGCAAGAGAGGCAGTTTGTGAGAAGGGGAAGAGTCTTCTTCCTTCTGGTATAGAAAAAATAGAAGGAATTTTTGAACGGGGAGACACAGTAGATGTTGTATATAATGGGAAGATTGTAGCCAAGGGTATAGCCAATTATAATTCTCAAGAGATAGAGATGATAAAAGGACTGCATTCAAAGAAGATTGAATCCGTCATTGGATATAAATATTCCGATGATGTTGTGCATAGAAATAATATGGTGCTTGTGGGAGAAGAAGATGCTTGA